The Danaus plexippus chromosome 20, MEX_DaPlex, whole genome shotgun sequence sequence AAAATGTGTCAAGGACGGGAGGAGGGGTTCAAAATCTAAAATTCGAATGACGTACTTTATGTAGGCCTCCTTAAGTTAATATCTGTgttaatcaattttatgaaTACCACCCAAGTTACTAGTTACTACTTATTAATTACGCAAAGAAACTAGTCACTCAGTAGCTGCcatttaacaaaaacacaCACGTGTGAGGCACTCAAATGTTTACAGaccaaaaattacataattttggaCAAGAGCTGATATATTTACGGCTCGGCACATTAATAGCACGTGCCTAAAAACGTATTAAACAAATCTTCCGATCAATTCCAGAGTTATGATGCCACGAACAGACACGCAGATAACATCAAATCACAAAATCCGTctcaatgagatctaagactttcgcgagtacaCATTTAAGTTAGACTAATATTATCCGGATCActgcgcgtattttattattttaaactacataccccCGACCGTGACCGCGGGCAGACGACACGAGAACCTCTATCTAGCATTGTGTTCTAAAAACAAGAACCTATTTagagctatatatatattggctaatattttttttatattccagaTAGGCTCACCAGCTCATAAGGGTGGCGTGTACTGTATCTCGTGGTCGGCGGACGGAAAGCAGCTCCTGTCATGTTCCGGCGACAAGACCTGTGCTATATGGGACGTTGAAACTAGGGAGAGAACGGTCACCTTCAATATGGGAAACGCTGTTGAGAACCAACAGGTATTATGCagtatattaagtaatttatatatatatatatatatatatatatatatatatatatatatatataagaatccttctcgtataaattattatttctttatagtctttttaattattctcatTAGTCTTATCAGTATTGATATGAACCTTATACCTCATCACAAATTTCCAGGTGTCCTGTTTATGGCAGAGGGACcacattataacaatatctCTGTCGGGCGACATCACGTACTTGGACCCTTCCAACCCTGAGAAGCCGGTGCGCGTGGTCACGGGCCACAACAAACCCATAACCTGCCTCGCTCTACACGGAACCTCCCTCTTCACAGCCAGTCACGATGGCGTCGTCACGAGGTGGAATGTTAATACtggtaattaattttcactGCTCTCATCCTTACCACGAGTCCGCGTAATGTAACTGAATACAGAtagttttcagttttttatttataagtcttAGCATGTGttactatgtatgtatatatatattttctttctggGTCTATTACAGTTTAATTCCTCAGGGCGTCagctcaaattattatatgattaaacCAATTTTCAGCGAGGGCTTGGTCCGCCCGGAGCGCGGGACCTCAGAGTGCAATATATACTATGTTAAAACATCATTTATAGTAACCAACCGCTATCATGTGTCACGTGACCTCAAACACGATGTCTGCTATGAAGCGGCCAGGGACTATAAGGAATGAAGGGATAGATTATATCCTGTATCTTCATCTGGTGTCTAAACTGAGTTACTATAAATTTTCACTAAAATCCGTTCAGTATATTTTGCGTCAAATGCGACAAACATCGATATTTTTTCACAATctctaacatatatattagtattaaatatgtcGGAGTCAAAAGCATTTTGTCGTTTTtcaaaagagtgacgtcagcataactgacgtcatcgaTGACCGCATTCTCGACTGTCGTCAGGTTCCGAGGCTATTAAGATAACCTCATAGCCAGTTCCACAAATCCCTCACTCGAAAAGGTCCTATTTCTGCAACGGCTCGAGTTAGACTGTTATTAATCTCCaccctcgcctctatttataccaacaactactaccctcaattataagttattcaaataaaaataattgtgccggtaactataataaataaccatAATTCCAGGTGAGGCTGTGCACATTTCCGGTCCAGGTCACGGCAACCAGGTGAATGGTATGAAGGCTTGCGAGGACGGCAGTCTATTGACATGCGGCATAGACGATACCTTGAGGAAGGCTGTCCCGGCTAGCGAAGGTTGGATATacgatacattttatataaagtgtttGATGTACAGTTTCAGACTTGATGGTTAATGCTCAGTGTTACTTCCGGTAATGTCCTGAAAAATTTCTTTAGCCTGTATTTATAGCTTTCAAATACAAGtcgatacttaaatgttgccattagaCAATTACAAAGGTTCAgcgttataattataatcagccatgaaaataattgcaaggattatagtatgttataattagtacgtcacagatggcgccacttgtttattataaataaaggtatTGAGGAATAGCTGAAACTATATTAACTACTAACCATAACTTCATGAGGATTAGAGTTAAGTAACATCCATTACAGTCCAAAATTTGGATGGGTGATCAACAATTGTTGATAAacaaagacatattttttattgattttctaGGCGTCTCAATTTTCAAACCAAATTTCTAGTATACATGCAGAAGTCGTTGCTACGAtccgataaatataaaattaatttagactaagctatatatatatatatatatatatatatatatatatatatatatgtttatgtatcTACAGGGGACATACCAACATATTCGTCTGATGCCACACCTCTGGGATCTCAGCCGAAGGCCTTGGATCATCTGGAGGGTGAAGGAACTACAGTTGTGGCGACCGTCAAAGAGGTCAGAGatattaaaaccttaatattgttattactatGAATCAAATGCTAtttactttgtatatatacTCCAATAAAGCTGTCGTTATGACGTATTTCTTTACCAGGCCACAATTATTGGATACTATAGTTAGCTCATGTCTTTGCTCGCATTTTCCGcacattaataaattgaatccTCATAATAGttcaataattcaaattattacaaGTCGTCTTTAGTCATTctctttatattatgttaatgtcGGTagcattaaatatgttattttttcatttaaacgctTTTTACTTCATTTTCAATACTAATGTTTCCGATTGTATTTCTCGTTATTTGTGTATAACTATcacttattaataatgattatatattttcagctCCTAGTACTGAAAGGCAATGTTAAGCAATCATCGCTGTCTCTAAGCTATGAACCGAGCTGTGTCACAATAGACCCAGTGTCCAAACACGTTGCTGTTGGTggtatgtattataaacaatacatatatatatatatttctttagctatatatataatgaatgtatataaatttccaGGTGATGACAACAAGGTCCACATATATTCCCTATCGGATCTGTCACTCATCAATGAGCTGGAACACCTGGGCCCGGTCACAGATGCTCGGTACAGTCCCAACAGTCGCTACTTAGTGGCCTGCGACGCTCACAGGAAGATCATACTATATACTACTGAGGAATATAAGGTTAGTGTATAATGTATTGGTTGttatgtcatataaattataactcgggtaattttcataactttttaCAAGCGATCAGAGATTTCAACACTATTTCGCGCCAATTTCAGTATCAAATATAGTGACAGgtgaaatatttacacaattttgtttattatattctgtttgcctgtatgtgtttttgttttctatctCATGCaaagaatatagttttttttttattaattaattttgtgtatAGCCTACaggttacaatataattactatGGAATATGTTTGTTCTGTTTACAGCTAGCTCACAAAGCCGAGTGGGGCTTCCACACGGCCCGCGTGAACCGTGTCGCCTGGAGCCCTGACAGTTTGAGAGTTGTCTCCGGGGCCCTAGACACCTGCCTCATAGTATGGAGCGTCGCTGCTCCGACTAAGCATATCGTTATTAAAAGTTAGTATATATATCTACTTGCTATTTATATCATGAGAATGTTTGTGACTCCACCGCACGAAAACTGCTGTATCGATTTCGATGAAACTATACGCAGATATAGTTCACATATCACAATAATGGATGCATTATAACATGTTCCGTTGATCCGTGcactaaaattgtaaaatgacacgtcataatatttgttttttatgtgagGTCATGATACTGACGGTAGATGTCGCTGCCAGTTGGttgtgatttttaatttacacataatattcgttactttttgaaaatttattctatgTTAACGTggactatatttatttaacagaatatttaaatatttgttatgtgTTGTCGCTTCGTGTTTCAGACGCTCACCCACAGAGCCAGATCACGGGTGTGTCGTGGGTCGACGACGAGACCATCGTGTCGGTCGGTCAGGACGCCAACACGCGCGTGTGGTCGGTGCCTAACGCTTAACTCAAGCTTACAACATCCGTGTATTGGGAACCTTactattaaagtattatgtaatgtatttGTACGCGCCGTATGCGGCGTCACAGAAAATTCTCaagaatattcatataaattttctcgCGACTCAACGGTTACGTTTAATCAAgagataactttaatatatactaacatatttatttgcttGAGTAAGTTGAAACTTTAACCGGTTTGTTACTAACGGCCGTGTTTttgcattttcttttttaatgttattaagcTTGAAAGATCTCGAGAtgtatctaataaatattttttctactcaTAATGTAGGCTGTCGTTTTCTATTAATAGCGTGGACCTTGCGTCGTCCCGtcgatatattttgttcagaacaaaaataataataataataatatttggaacAGTATTTTTGTACTTCGTAATATtttcacgttttttttttctccatGCAGTTTgtactaaaaattttttaatgtaagaaataaataaattgtgtacACTTGTATtgagtgttttatttaaatataaaatattattattttttataataattaatacaattactGTCTTTTGTGCTttccttaaaattaatgatttatgaCTAGACAtgttacagattatatatgtggttataaagataaaataacaatCCAGATATACAGAGTAAGGATACGTTTAGACTGAAAGTATGCcagttaaatgtaaaaactccttaaatttattggtaagtacgatttatatataacgtgGGGAATAAGAAAACCCATCGCCCAAATATATGTAGGCTGAGTggttacagaaaataatatttaaaaaagtatagtCTACTAATTACGCGACGAATTATACACAGTTTTAACTGACAATAGTGTTTAATAGTGAAAAAGGGAAATATAtcactatatttaataaggttCGTGATTATATTCTATCTCTAATCACGAACcttattcaaaatatgttttttttttgaaatatgtacataaaaagtaatttaattgatatatgtaacaatttatataaattgacctttaaaaacattgattactTCCATTCGAAaaactccttcgtgttttCAGCACACAGtacttgatattataattcgtccaaaaataaaaacgttgacattggcaacaTATTCCACAACAACGCGACCGGTGCGactgaagccatagcataaaaaaacaataattatagataatatatctttaaaaataatttgaattaagtttttccacgatgtacttaaaaatatgtaatattaaaattgcaataaataacGACTTTGGCAGAATGCACGACAGATTCAGccctaagaaaaaaaaaactgaatattaTACCTAGCGAAAATAAAACCTTCAAACTGCGCCTCTTCCGTGTCTGTAAGCCACGTGTTTTCTGAGAGCGTCTCTGGAGCGTGACACGTGACTGCAGCTGCAACAAGCGTGTCTCCGTCCCGCGTGGGTTTCCATATGAACCCTGAGGTTGTACTGGTTGCTGAGACGCTTGTTACATATACCGCAGGTCGACGAACGACGACTGTCCTGATCTAAAAGATActgatatatgtatgaaattgGATTGACTTATAGTGTATGTATCTGTGATATGGGTTTTTAAGGGAATATATTTCGTGGTGGTGGTAAAtaactaaacatattttaattatatcaggGGACTTTATTCGTCTAACTGTTACAGATCGTGGCAAACGGGATGGACGGAAAGGAAAGAAAACAGTGGCGCCACTGGCAAAGAGAAAAACTCTTTTACTTGCGTTCCAATATACTAAcagttttgtattgaaatgaGCTTCTGAGCTCTTTGTACGAAGTTCTCTACAGGTCTTTGTTCTGAACTGCTGGTGAAGAAGATTTTGTGGGTGGATGTGAGCTCTCTGTGAAGTTTCCTTTTGTGTAGTGTTCTCATAAGTAGGACGATAAGAATTGTAAATAACCGATAGGATAAAAGATGACTATTTTCATTAATGAACAATTTACTTGTTACTCGCTCTACTATCAAGAAAACGAATAACTGGCAAAAAGTTTCTGAATTGGAGGGGATTAGGGATTTCGATTTGCACAGTTTTGGTATTAGACGaggcaattatatttttttgagattTCTGGGGGTAGTTTTCTCTGAATAAGTTAAAAAGTCAGAATATAAAGttagatttttataaggaCGTAACAGTTGCTTTGTCGAAAGATACTCCTAAAAAAAGCAACAAAATGCTGATGAATGTAGCAGAGAGCAGACTCTCatgataataaaatcgatttttttggTGAGAAGTCGCAGGTATCGAGGAGCCGTTAGATGACAAATCCCACTCACCCATTAAACTGTTTATATTGGGCGGCACGCTCGCAGCATAACTCCCAACTCTATGAGTGCTGTAAAGATTCTGTACTATTTGGTCCAGTTTACTTAATTTGTCCTTATCATTGTCGTTTTTATCCAAGATGTCTCTCAAATATTCCGGTTCCTTTTGATAATCTCCGATTTTTTTCTCCGGATCAAAGTTGCTGTCGTTTCGTATTAAATCTATTGAAGAATTggatttttctaaatttattggCGATGTCGGTTCTGATGGTTGTTCTGGAATGGGTTGTGGAATAGGAGGGTTCTGAAACGAAATTGAAGatttcgtttttaatattcagttaATTATTTCTCACAGCAATCTATCGTTGGAGGAATTTGATCTAAGCGCTAATAAGTTCccgttattaaaattacagatatttttataaacacttaTTATTGTGTGAACGAATGCACCACATTCCAAGCTGACTGAACATATAATATTCGAAACTGTAAATTCATTGGAAGTCTTAACTGTGTTCAAGGAAATCGTGAAGAGGCTTTTACAATGATGGTGCTTCCATTAACCACAGacttaatttctatttaccaTCAGGAAGACTGACAGTCCAGCTCAACAAGTTagtgatttgaaaaaaatgtatgacatCAAATGGTTTGTGGGAGTTAATAAAACACCAGGAGAATAATAAGTTacgtccaaaaaaaaaaagtttcatcTTTCCAATAACTTACTGTGTCGGCGTCAGTCAACCCTGACACCTGGAGCGTGCGGGCCAGTTGTAAGAGTGCTGGTAACGCGCTCCGCCCCGCGGTCACCTCGCCGGTGTACATGAACGTTAGAAGTAAACGCAACTCTTCAGCCTCACAGTTCAGGACCACCACTAGCGTGCTGTTCTCCGTTTCTACGTCCTggaatttaaaacacaaaacacCCAGAAGTATTGGGAGacatgaaatataaagaaagctCTTGGGCTCGTTCTAGAGATATGGCGGTTCAATGACGtctaatttcaattattttaaggaaTTGCAGATCTACTTATAAATACAGTGGACCACTGTAATCCAACAAACATTTTGCAACGCTGTCTGGAACTATAGAATCTGACGCATTTTCTAGGACCCCTATAGTccgtatttttattaccacATTGTAGTACGatctatatgttatatttatatattatattagtactaAAGGACAAATCATACCGCTTCATCACATGTCGACAAATTCAAAGTGAGCACTCAGAATGAAGACAACATCTTAAACGCAGAGCACAATATTCGTGGTGTATACAACTTATAACTTTGTGAAACCATGCATTAGGGAagatagacaaaaaatatattcaattataaataatagaacaTGTCGGAATAGGGGGCGGAGGGGAAAGGGTTCCGGATTAACGTGGGTCCACTGTATACTAAGTAACGTTTCTAAGTAACAGAGGTGTTGTATAagtcttaaaatgttttatagtcTGTTGTATACTATACTGTATAATTACTTTGAACAACTTAGCGAAGTACTGGCTACAAGCAGCCAATACAATTCTATGTGCCTTCAAATTTACACCGGTGGCGCTCAGTGTGACGTCACTCAGGGCTCCAGTCGTCAACATACGACCTAGTGCACCAATCACACTgttctgaaatataataatcatattaaaatatatttcagtatcCATAATAAGGCTATTGAATTGTAAAAATTAGTATCTATTCTAGATTCTACTCAAATCGTTTAAATGTTCGTCagtgtatttttgtttttttattatctgcaATTTTGGAAcgcattatattaatttcttgaaCACATCATGCTTACATAAACGACATAAAGGTGTTAGTAATGAATACAGAGAAGATTACAGCTATTCAACAAAGTTAATCAAACTATACCTTTATTGTTGGAATAATGGGTCATTTGATATGCAAACCTGTTTGTCACAtgtaaacaaagtttttattttcgctttttttaaatttaccacgtttttttttttttaaatataagcaattaattaattttatgaaaatgtattgttagaatagttttgttgttttatgtagaaatatgttaatttcgctattaatttgaattaatttcgttgtattattaattttaccaaTGTGTTGTGCAATAATATGATGCTTATTGTGTTTATATCTGTGAGTTCAATGTTCAAACACATACAGCCAAATGTCTagaaagattaaaataataagtaaagatGGCGTTGCAGTCGCTAGTACCATTTGTAAGGTGTCCAATGAAGTATAAGAAACAGTGTAGCTTCAGATAACACGGTCCTCAGTGTATCtgtaattattaagaaatattatttaaaaatacataaaactcTTAAAAGACGTTTCTCAAATCACAAATAACaggcaattattatttaaatacacttaCTCGAAGTGTCATGTtaatacagtttaaaaataaacgtcaCCTTTgaggttataatttttttaagtgtgtaaaaaaatgtatgggTGTGTACAAAACATACTTACCTACCTGGTGGTTGTGCCAACGCAGAGAAAATTGTTGTACATCATCTTCATCCATGgctgaattattaaataggcCGTAAAATTTTAGACACAACGATACGACGCACGGTGCagacaataatattgttaaccGAATCCAGGCTACTTTATTTTGGTCGGTACGCCTGGAAAACCTGTAGCCACCTATTTCTGGAGCTGATCGTATTTATAAATCCAATGACATTCAGTGACGTCGCGACATACCAAAACCCATCCAAAAACAGATTTAGTCCGCCTGGCTGAATGATTGGCATCATCGTCCGAACAATTCATTGTGATTTATCgataacagataaaaaaattgctttttcaTTGCGCCTGGGGGCTTTTAAGTTGTAATTGCTTGCAACGCTTGacctatatttaatttaaatgcttGGCTTGgcatttctgtatttttttatatt is a genomic window containing:
- the LOC116774189 gene encoding actin-interacting protein 1, with amino-acid sequence MSYSNKYTFAALPRTQRGTPLVLGGDPKGKHFLYTNGNSVIIRDIENPAISDVYTEHSCQVNVAKYSPSGFYIASGDVSGKVRIWDTVNKEHILKNEFQPIGGPIKDIAWSADSQRMVVAGEGRERFGHVFMAETGTSVGEISGQSKPINSVDFRPARPFRIVTASEDNTLAVFEGPPFKFKCTKQEHTRFAQAVRYSPDGSLFASAGFDGKIFLFDGVTSELKGEIGSPAHKGGVYCISWSADGKQLLSCSGDKTCAIWDVETRERTVTFNMGNAVENQQVSCLWQRDHIITISLSGDITYLDPSNPEKPVRVVTGHNKPITCLALHGTSLFTASHDGVVTRWNVNTGEAVHISGPGHGNQVNGMKACEDGSLLTCGIDDTLRKAVPASEGDIPTYSSDATPLGSQPKALDHLEGEGTTVVATVKELLVLKGNVKQSSLSLSYEPSCVTIDPVSKHVAVGGDDNKVHIYSLSDLSLINELEHLGPVTDARYSPNSRYLVACDAHRKIILYTTEEYKLAHKAEWGFHTARVNRVAWSPDSLRVVSGALDTCLIVWSVAAPTKHIVIKNAHPQSQITGVSWVDDETIVSVGQDANTRVWSVPNA
- the LOC116774101 gene encoding protein abrupt-like isoform X1; the protein is MDEDDVQQFSLRWHNHQNSVIGALGRMLTTGALSDVTLSATGVNLKAHRIVLAACSQYFAKLFKDVETENSTLVVVLNCEAEELRLLLTFMYTGEVTAGRSALPALLQLARTLQVSGLTDADTNPPIPQPIPEQPSEPTSPINLEKSNSSIDLIRNDSNFDPEKKIGDYQKEPEYLRDILDKNDNDKDKLSKLDQIVQNLYSTHRVGSYAASVPPNINSLMDQDSRRSSTCGICNKRLSNQYNLRVHMETHAGRRHACCSCSHVSRSRDALRKHVAYRHGRGAV
- the LOC116774101 gene encoding modifier of mdg4-like isoform X4 — encoded protein: MDEDDVQQFSLRWHNHQNSVIGALGRMLTTGALSDVTLSATGVNLKAHRIVLAACSQYFAKLFKDVETENSTLVVVLNCEAEELRLLLTFMYTGEVTAGRSALPALLQLARTLQVSGLTDADTNPPIPQPIPEQPSEPTSPINLEKSNSSIDLIRNDSNFDPEKKIGDYQKEPEYLRDILDKNDNDKDKLSKLDQIVQNLYSTHRVGSYAASVPPNINSLMVSFRSGQSSFVDLRYM
- the LOC116774101 gene encoding protein abrupt-like isoform X2, producing MNSVIGALGRMLTTGALSDVTLSATGVNLKAHRIVLAACSQYFAKLFKDVETENSTLVVVLNCEAEELRLLLTFMYTGEVTAGRSALPALLQLARTLQVSGLTDADTNPPIPQPIPEQPSEPTSPINLEKSNSSIDLIRNDSNFDPEKKIGDYQKEPEYLRDILDKNDNDKDKLSKLDQIVQNLYSTHRVGSYAASVPPNINSLMDQDSRRSSTCGICNKRLSNQYNLRVHMETHAGRRHACCSCSHVSRSRDALRKHVAYRHGRGAV
- the LOC116774101 gene encoding protein abrupt-like isoform X3; amino-acid sequence: MLTTGALSDVTLSATGVNLKAHRIVLAACSQYFAKLFKDVETENSTLVVVLNCEAEELRLLLTFMYTGEVTAGRSALPALLQLARTLQVSGLTDADTNPPIPQPIPEQPSEPTSPINLEKSNSSIDLIRNDSNFDPEKKIGDYQKEPEYLRDILDKNDNDKDKLSKLDQIVQNLYSTHRVGSYAASVPPNINSLMDQDSRRSSTCGICNKRLSNQYNLRVHMETHAGRRHACCSCSHVSRSRDALRKHVAYRHGRGAV